The proteins below come from a single Candidatus Binataceae bacterium genomic window:
- a CDS encoding response regulator transcription factor produces the protein MFSVKPVAADSASKCRVVIIDDHEMVVAGLSALLAMSGIKVIGCADSAEDGLKVVTALLPDVAIIDVQLPGASGINAAHSITRSCPNVKTVMLSGYDDREYVLESLLGARASAYVLKSDGPATLVEAVKAAIAEKRYISPSVAGCVLERLRPAYSKVSKGARLSRREREVIMMIAKGATAKQIAAGLAISAKTAQAHRSNVAAKLGLRSTASIVHYAIRAGLVPL, from the coding sequence ATGTTCAGCGTCAAGCCCGTCGCCGCGGATTCAGCGAGTAAATGCAGAGTTGTGATTATCGACGACCACGAGATGGTCGTGGCCGGCCTGTCGGCCCTCCTAGCCATGTCCGGTATCAAAGTCATCGGCTGTGCGGACAGCGCCGAAGACGGGCTGAAGGTCGTAACGGCCCTACTGCCGGACGTGGCTATAATTGACGTTCAGCTCCCGGGCGCCAGTGGCATCAATGCCGCCCATAGCATTACGCGCAGCTGCCCGAACGTGAAGACGGTGATGCTCAGCGGGTACGATGACAGGGAGTACGTTCTAGAGAGCCTCCTGGGCGCACGGGCGTCCGCTTATGTGCTAAAAAGCGACGGACCGGCGACCCTGGTAGAGGCTGTAAAAGCCGCGATCGCCGAAAAGCGGTACATTAGCCCGTCCGTGGCGGGCTGCGTCCTCGAACGTCTGCGCCCGGCGTACAGCAAGGTTAGCAAGGGCGCGCGACTATCCAGACGCGAGCGCGAGGTAATAATGATGATCGCAAAGGGCGCGACAGCGAAACAAATCGCCGCGGGCCTCGCTATCAGCGCCAAGACGGCGCAAGCGCACAGATCGAATGTGGCCGCCAAGCTGGGGCTTCGCTCCACGGCCTCTATCGTTCACTACGCGATAAGGGCCGGGCTTGTCCCGCTGTGA
- a CDS encoding NAD-dependent epimerase/dehydratase family protein — protein MTTNSGGLRVVVTGGAGFIGSHLVERLLREGHRVRVLDNPATGREANLAHLRHHAGLEWERVDINEEARLSGLLADAQWVFHLAGLADIVPSIADPRAYHWVNVNGTVAMLEAARAAGASRFIYAASSSCYGLPCQLPTPETAPAQRHHSLTSRARTRPGRRVRPKPPQIAFSRGAYVQRQARRRGFSE, from the coding sequence ATGACGACCAATAGCGGCGGCTTGAGGGTGGTGGTCACCGGCGGCGCCGGCTTTATCGGCAGCCATCTGGTGGAGCGGTTGCTGCGTGAGGGCCATCGAGTGCGAGTACTGGATAATCCGGCCACGGGGCGCGAGGCAAATCTGGCCCATTTGCGCCACCACGCCGGCTTAGAGTGGGAGAGGGTGGATATCAACGAGGAGGCGCGTTTGAGTGGGCTGCTGGCGGACGCGCAGTGGGTTTTTCACCTCGCCGGTTTGGCCGACATCGTGCCCTCGATTGCCGATCCCAGGGCGTATCATTGGGTCAATGTGAACGGCACGGTGGCGATGCTGGAGGCGGCGCGCGCCGCCGGTGCAAGCCGCTTCATCTATGCCGCGTCATCGTCCTGTTACGGCCTGCCGTGTCAACTCCCCACGCCCGAGACCGCCCCGGCCCAGCGACACCATTCGCTGACGTCAAGGGCACGGACTCGCCCGGGGCGGCGCGTGCGGCCCAAACCTCCGCAGATCGCGTTTTCCCGAGGCGCGTATGTTCAGCGTCAAGCCCGTCGCCGCGGATTCAGCGAGTAA
- a CDS encoding sugar transferase, which produces MVVQYRGKRGLDVVGALILLLLSAPLFVLAAIVLKLLHWEVPLVVGVEVLGQDRRVFRMFKFSTMVRDAHQQLAHVLGADPAARQEWERDRKLRHDPRILPLIGNFLRRTSINELPQLINVLKGEMSLVGPRPITVQEEELYVRYSGPLRLARRHAVRPGITGLWQVAGRANLGYAARIGLDASYLAKPGLGRDLAILLRTAPAVIKCNGAY; this is translated from the coding sequence ATGGTCGTGCAATACCGGGGCAAGCGCGGCCTGGATGTCGTGGGGGCGCTGATTCTACTGCTCCTGAGTGCGCCGCTATTCGTGCTGGCGGCGATAGTGTTGAAGCTGCTCCATTGGGAGGTACCGCTGGTGGTCGGGGTGGAGGTTCTGGGCCAGGATCGGCGTGTTTTTCGGATGTTCAAGTTTTCCACCATGGTGCGCGATGCCCACCAGCAACTGGCCCACGTGCTGGGCGCCGACCCGGCCGCGCGCCAGGAATGGGAGCGCGATCGCAAGCTGCGCCACGATCCGCGCATCCTGCCGTTGATCGGCAATTTCCTGCGCCGCACCAGCATCAACGAACTGCCTCAATTGATCAACGTGCTGAAAGGCGAGATGTCGCTGGTCGGGCCCCGCCCCATCACCGTGCAGGAAGAAGAACTATATGTGCGCTACTCGGGTCCGCTCCGGCTGGCTCGCCGCCACGCCGTGCGGCCGGGAATCACCGGCCTGTGGCAGGTCGCCGGGCGTGCCAACCTTGGCTACGCGGCCCGGATTGGATTGGATGCCAGTTATCTGGCCAAGCCCGGCTTGGGGCGCGATCTGGCAATATTGCTGCGCACCGCGCCGGCGGTAATCAAATGCAACGGCGCCTACTGA
- a CDS encoding HAD-IIIA family hydrolase, whose product MTAVIMAGGRGARLAARSQGLPKVLVPILGKPLLEYQMELLAAAGIKNVAVLTGFKAEAVARFCAGGARWGLRVCCLPDREAAGPAAALLAALPSLGPRLLVLNGDTMVNLDLERFQAAHQASGAAVSLFLHPNDHPFDSDLVELDRHGRVLAFHPKPHQSAPPCNLVNAGVYLIESEALRRVFPAPPRDFIPDLFAELLRAGVPLYGYRSPEYVKDAGTPERLDQVATDLATGLIARASLNQRAPAIFLDRDGTLVENVPYLSSPDNLRLLHGVPQALRLLRAAGYRLVLVTNQSVIARGGCTEDELVRIHNAMEIMLGAAGAFLDAIYYCPHHPDFGFAGEVRELKRSCECRKPEIGLVRRAVADLNIDLSTSWFVGDSPVDMLCAARAGVRAIQVGSDKTRVERYSAQPDGYLPDLLSAAHFIVAQAAAASALPF is encoded by the coding sequence GTGACCGCGGTAATTATGGCAGGTGGACGCGGCGCACGACTGGCCGCGCGCAGCCAGGGCTTGCCCAAGGTTTTGGTCCCCATTTTGGGTAAGCCGCTGCTGGAATATCAGATGGAGTTGCTCGCCGCTGCTGGAATCAAGAATGTGGCGGTTTTGACCGGCTTCAAGGCCGAGGCGGTGGCGCGCTTTTGCGCCGGCGGCGCGCGCTGGGGGCTGCGCGTGTGTTGTCTGCCCGATCGCGAGGCTGCCGGCCCTGCCGCCGCTTTGTTGGCCGCGCTGCCAAGCCTGGGGCCGCGCCTGCTGGTGCTTAATGGCGACACCATGGTGAACCTCGACTTGGAACGCTTTCAGGCCGCCCATCAAGCCAGCGGCGCGGCCGTAAGCCTGTTTCTTCATCCCAACGATCACCCCTTCGATTCCGACTTGGTCGAGCTTGATCGCCACGGTCGAGTCCTCGCGTTCCATCCCAAGCCGCATCAGTCGGCGCCGCCGTGCAACCTGGTCAATGCTGGGGTGTATCTGATCGAGAGCGAAGCGCTGCGCCGGGTTTTCCCCGCGCCGCCCCGCGATTTTATCCCCGATTTGTTCGCCGAGCTGCTGCGCGCCGGAGTTCCGCTGTATGGCTACCGCAGCCCCGAATACGTCAAGGACGCGGGTACCCCGGAGCGCCTGGATCAGGTGGCCACTGACCTGGCCACCGGATTGATCGCGCGAGCCTCGCTCAACCAGCGCGCGCCGGCGATTTTTTTGGATCGCGACGGTACGTTGGTGGAAAACGTTCCCTATCTGAGCAGTCCCGACAATTTGCGCCTGCTGCACGGCGTGCCGCAGGCGCTTAGGCTCTTGAGAGCCGCCGGCTACCGACTGGTTCTGGTCACCAATCAATCGGTGATCGCGCGCGGCGGCTGCACGGAAGACGAACTGGTCCGCATCCATAACGCGATGGAGATCATGCTGGGCGCCGCCGGTGCGTTTTTGGACGCCATCTACTACTGCCCGCACCATCCCGATTTTGGCTTCGCGGGCGAAGTGCGCGAGCTCAAGCGAAGCTGTGAGTGCCGCAAACCTGAGATTGGTTTAGTTCGCCGCGCGGTGGCCGATCTGAATATCGATTTGAGTACCAGTTGGTTTGTTGGCGATTCCCCGGTTGACATGCTATGCGCCGCACGGGCGGGGGTTCGCGCGATTCAGGTCGGCTCGGACAAGACGCGGGTGGAGCGTTACAGCGCCCAGCCCGACGGTTATTTGCCCGACCTGCTGAGCGCAGCCCACTTCATCGTGGCCCAAGCCGCCGCTGCTTCCGCCCTACCCTTCTGA
- a CDS encoding NAD-dependent epimerase/dehydratase family protein translates to MAVLVTGAAGFIGSHLVDALLTREDMVIGADNLSRGKIGHLAGALASGRFVLIRLDLADEAQVRERLEPVVARHQVGAIWHLAANSDIAAGQAEASIDLRDTFLSTCRMVALARRRGIAQFGFTSTSAVYGEWFGALREEGPASKPISNYGAMKLASEAALNAALTEGLSRAVVFRLPNVVGARATHGVIVDLLTRLKTNRRRLPVLGDGRQRKPYLHVRELIDAMLYIWERAAGRSVCFNIGPADEGATVAEIAAQVMRAAGVQATIEYTGGTRGWSGEVARFHYCIDKLTALGWRPRQSSSAAIAQACAEVAEEVGPW, encoded by the coding sequence ATGGCGGTGCTGGTGACCGGAGCCGCGGGTTTTATCGGCAGCCACCTGGTGGATGCGCTGCTGACCCGCGAGGATATGGTGATTGGAGCCGACAACCTAAGCCGGGGTAAAATCGGCCATCTGGCGGGGGCGCTGGCAAGCGGGCGGTTCGTGCTGATTCGGCTTGATCTAGCCGACGAGGCTCAGGTGCGCGAGCGCTTGGAGCCGGTGGTGGCTCGCCACCAGGTCGGCGCGATCTGGCATTTGGCGGCCAACTCGGATATCGCAGCAGGGCAGGCCGAGGCTTCAATCGATCTACGCGATACTTTTCTCAGCACCTGCCGGATGGTCGCCCTGGCGCGGCGACGAGGGATTGCGCAATTTGGCTTTACCTCGACCTCGGCGGTTTACGGCGAATGGTTCGGCGCCCTGCGCGAGGAGGGTCCAGCGTCTAAACCAATCTCCAATTATGGCGCCATGAAGTTGGCCAGCGAAGCGGCGCTTAACGCGGCTCTTACCGAAGGTCTGTCACGCGCGGTTGTCTTTCGCCTGCCCAACGTGGTCGGAGCGCGCGCCACCCATGGTGTGATCGTGGACCTGCTGACTCGCCTGAAGACCAATCGGCGCCGGCTTCCGGTGCTGGGCGATGGTCGCCAGCGCAAGCCCTATCTGCACGTGCGCGAATTGATCGATGCGATGTTGTATATTTGGGAGCGCGCCGCGGGCCGATCGGTATGCTTCAATATCGGACCAGCCGACGAGGGAGCGACGGTGGCGGAGATAGCGGCGCAGGTCATGCGCGCGGCTGGCGTACAGGCGACGATTGAGTACACCGGTGGGACGCGTGGCTGGAGCGGCGAAGTGGCGCGCTTTCATTACTGTATCGACAAGCTTACGGCATTGGGTTGGCGCCCTCGGCAAAGCTCCAGCGCCGCCATCGCGCAAGCCTGCGCAGAGGTGGCCGAGGAGGTAGGTCCGTGGTGA
- a CDS encoding capsule assembly Wzi family protein, with translation MHRTGWREEASGKSATIRLGLAAMIGLGVAIFHGRGLASTYVTEIPLDDAIYVELDTLNNLGVLDTYINEIRPISRIEAARLVVEAQDNLQRIADPAGLAHSLVNDLVSQLPREVEWIKDDREDNLRNVFYPLERVEASYVFSSGQRRTFNNNGVGPLHAVEATPLLPNDDDLSTEPGSNEVGRLAMWEGLGSFFTVYGEGAVAGPFTRAGQNSRLDLITGAAVVSWGNLALSFGKEEMVWGTGYFGALSQGANAAPFPALRLRNIHPSYLPGFLRYLGPMRLDAFFGQLDGDRYFAHPWLDGQALVFKPLPTLEFGVDHAIMFGGRHNDGYNWAGFLGRATALDTGSASVGNTNSRGGLFVRAYFPHWRGLQIYQETLGEDNLTKEVPGIGRFLPFLSVSYQGGLYLPRLSADGRTTLRLEYTITESNYSNHSDSLYWAYDNRLMGYPLGPDASRVDLAFQRWVDNRNRLQGDIFYTNRAGNTLVGWHREQSGGLAVALWRLPKPFLGSAAFLGGIQIQASFECVQNLDFTSMTGVRTMLSVTFSFSDPLTSLHWG, from the coding sequence GTGCATCGAACAGGCTGGCGCGAAGAAGCGTCAGGCAAATCGGCTACCATTCGATTAGGCTTGGCCGCGATGATCGGGCTGGGCGTGGCGATATTTCACGGCCGTGGCTTGGCCTCTACCTATGTCACTGAGATTCCACTTGACGATGCGATTTATGTCGAGTTGGATACGCTGAATAATTTGGGTGTTCTGGATACTTACATCAACGAAATCCGCCCGATCAGCCGAATTGAAGCGGCGCGCCTCGTAGTTGAAGCTCAGGACAACCTGCAACGCATAGCCGACCCCGCGGGGCTAGCTCATTCGCTGGTCAACGATCTAGTCTCGCAATTGCCCCGTGAGGTGGAATGGATAAAAGACGACCGCGAGGACAATTTGCGCAACGTCTTTTATCCCTTGGAACGGGTTGAAGCGAGCTACGTCTTTTCCAGCGGCCAGCGGCGCACCTTTAACAACAACGGAGTGGGGCCGCTGCATGCGGTGGAAGCCACCCCCCTGCTACCCAATGACGACGATTTATCCACCGAGCCGGGCAGTAACGAAGTCGGACGGCTGGCGATGTGGGAGGGGCTGGGCAGTTTTTTTACGGTATATGGCGAAGGCGCGGTCGCCGGCCCGTTCACCCGCGCCGGCCAGAATTCGCGCCTTGACCTGATAACCGGCGCGGCAGTCGTGAGCTGGGGTAATCTGGCGCTGAGCTTTGGCAAGGAAGAAATGGTCTGGGGCACCGGCTATTTTGGTGCGCTCTCGCAGGGGGCCAACGCGGCCCCCTTTCCGGCCCTACGTTTGCGCAACATCCATCCCAGCTATCTCCCCGGCTTTTTGCGCTACTTGGGCCCGATGCGGCTTGACGCATTCTTTGGGCAACTCGACGGCGACCGCTATTTCGCCCATCCCTGGCTGGACGGCCAGGCCTTGGTTTTCAAACCGTTACCGACGTTGGAATTTGGTGTCGACCACGCCATCATGTTCGGCGGTCGCCACAACGACGGCTACAATTGGGCGGGTTTTTTGGGGCGTGCCACCGCCCTTGATACCGGCAGCGCCAGCGTGGGCAATACCAACTCGCGCGGCGGCCTGTTCGTCAGGGCCTATTTCCCCCATTGGCGCGGGCTGCAAATTTACCAGGAGACCTTGGGCGAAGACAACCTGACCAAGGAAGTTCCTGGCATCGGCCGCTTCCTGCCCTTTCTTTCGGTCTCCTACCAAGGTGGGCTCTATCTGCCGCGCCTGAGCGCCGACGGCCGTACCACGCTGCGCTTGGAATATACGATTACCGAATCCAACTATTCCAACCACAGCGATTCGCTTTATTGGGCTTACGACAACCGCTTGATGGGCTATCCACTAGGACCCGACGCCTCGCGAGTCGATCTCGCCTTTCAGCGCTGGGTGGATAATCGCAATCGGCTCCAAGGCGACATCTTCTATACCAACCGGGCCGGCAATACCCTGGTGGGATGGCATCGCGAGCAAAGCGGCGGTTTGGCCGTAGCGCTGTGGCGGCTCCCCAAGCCGTTTTTGGGCAGTGCCGCCTTCCTGGGTGGAATCCAGATCCAAGCCAGCTTCGAGTGCGTCCAAAATCTGGACTTTACCAGCATGACCGGGGTGCGCACGATGCTGTCGGTAACCTTTTCCTTTAGTGACCCTCTCACCTCGCTGCATTGGGGCTGA
- a CDS encoding glycosyltransferase family 4 protein: MTHPIQYQVPLFRYLTASGQIALSVFFLSDVSLRSYHDSGFQREVKWDVPLLGGYHHQFLPGLGKTNRLSFCRPLVHGLRRRLRAGRFDAVWIHGYAHQGLLAAIVAARSLGIRLWLRGDSIPASGSIRNPRARLKQFLAPAFLRLFDGFLTVGTLNRNYYRSFGVPQERLFSTPYAVDNDFFIRRCAQARLGRERLRAQLKLTPGRPVVLFAAKFQTRKRAADLIEAFCRLSPDGKSEPHPYLLLIGEGEEGERLRARVAAMRWDSIRFMGFRNQSELPDFYDLCDVFVLPAAAEPWGLVINEVLNAAKPVIVSDQVGCAPDLVEDSYNGFVVPLGDIDILSARLHQLCGDCMLRRIMGQRGAQRVAHFDFKADLEGLLTAWAAPSG, translated from the coding sequence GTGACTCATCCGATTCAGTACCAAGTACCGCTGTTTCGTTATCTGACGGCCTCGGGCCAAATCGCTCTAAGCGTGTTTTTTCTGAGCGACGTCTCCTTGCGCAGCTATCATGACAGTGGGTTTCAACGCGAGGTCAAATGGGACGTGCCCCTGTTGGGGGGCTATCACCATCAGTTCTTACCCGGGTTGGGAAAGACGAACCGGCTGTCCTTCTGCCGCCCGTTGGTTCATGGTCTTCGCCGCCGCCTGCGCGCAGGCCGGTTCGACGCCGTTTGGATCCACGGTTATGCGCATCAAGGCCTGCTCGCCGCGATCGTGGCCGCCCGCAGCCTGGGCATCAGGCTGTGGCTGCGGGGCGATTCGATCCCCGCCAGCGGTTCCATACGCAACCCCCGCGCACGCCTCAAGCAGTTTCTCGCTCCTGCCTTTTTGCGCCTGTTCGACGGCTTCCTCACGGTCGGCACGCTCAATCGCAATTACTATCGTTCCTTCGGGGTACCCCAAGAACGGCTGTTCTCGACTCCCTATGCGGTCGATAACGACTTCTTCATCCGGCGCTGCGCTCAAGCTCGCTTGGGTCGCGAACGGTTGCGCGCGCAGTTGAAATTGACACCCGGCCGGCCGGTGGTACTATTTGCCGCCAAGTTCCAAACTCGCAAGCGCGCCGCAGACCTGATCGAGGCCTTTTGCCGCCTGTCACCCGACGGCAAGTCCGAACCCCATCCCTATTTGCTGCTGATAGGCGAGGGAGAGGAGGGCGAGCGCCTGCGCGCCCGCGTCGCCGCCATGCGTTGGGATTCGATTCGCTTTATGGGCTTTCGCAATCAAAGCGAACTCCCGGATTTTTATGACCTGTGCGATGTTTTCGTCCTGCCCGCCGCGGCGGAACCTTGGGGCTTGGTAATCAACGAGGTCCTCAACGCCGCCAAACCGGTGATCGTCAGCGATCAGGTAGGGTGTGCTCCCGACTTGGTAGAAGATTCCTACAATGGCTTCGTCGTGCCCCTAGGCGATATCGATATTTTGAGCGCGCGGCTACATCAGTTATGCGGCGATTGCATGCTCAGACGCATCATGGGTCAGCGCGGCGCGCAGCGCGTCGCACATTTCGATTTTAAGGCCGATTTGGAAGGGCTGCTCACCGCCTGGGCGGCTCCCAGCGGGTAA